One stretch of Cohnella algarum DNA includes these proteins:
- a CDS encoding LuxR C-terminal-related transcriptional regulator, producing MIQSKIQVPHSRKSLVSRPRLMSKFDEGLGVKLTLVSAQAGYGKTTALGEWAKQSGALVAWVALDRLDNDWTPFWNCVLSSIRERVPGFGNALGFLPESESAASFESAISAFLNELNQLNDELVVVLDDYHLIEFPAIHHALSYLLEYLPPRAHFYIASRTDLAFPTARLLAKGEVNRIDTNDLQFSLDEGVVFFRDMMKITLTDEQVVELFRQTEGWVSGLQLAAITLKRGGNIAESIRHFNGSQRDIFDFLLEEVYGHQPASMREFLLATSVLARMNRDLCQAVTGRADSQENLERLEQLNLFLIPLDDRRNWYRYHHLLSDFLQRIGSRENPELRRQSHARAAKWHESQGLDEEAIEHYIKARQTDDAVRLIERVLPELMQSKSNVLLKWIASLPESSYERKPAFELFYISKLVVDGEWNQAMGRAEQAEHRFEALKDSVPEPEWNRLMGNLCYFRGIISYLQQDLPRTSHYFELLDLYLPEGSGFQNFGSNRYQGYDQFTDLLSLANDLQVVEKFLLKRIKASETKKNYPFVGYQYLTYIMLLYEWNRLEEAERYLGQAMGREDLQSNLWIRIQLHLAFSGLQQALGKGEQAVESLTRLGMSIDSPDARIIMRRIEAEQAHLFLRQGHIRKALDWSERCGLSHMDEVFMHRFEEHLVLAKVLAAAERTEEASHLLEKLQRLAEKENRLRVRIKLLIARSTVLRHSGHLQEAFVPLGTALRLAEPAGYIRSFVDEGPEMGEMLAELLTQGQGSAHSWLPLDYIGRLLDVARNGGLKEPSPKELLTEQEAKVLYLIADGRINKEIAYELNIALDTVKFHVKNVYRKLGARNRAQAIRLGNQYGILG from the coding sequence ATGATCCAGTCCAAAATTCAAGTCCCTCATAGTCGCAAATCATTGGTATCCCGGCCGAGGCTGATGAGCAAGTTTGACGAAGGGTTAGGAGTCAAGCTGACGCTCGTGTCCGCACAGGCCGGCTATGGCAAAACAACGGCGCTCGGCGAATGGGCGAAACAAAGCGGCGCGCTGGTGGCCTGGGTTGCTTTGGACAGGCTGGATAATGATTGGACTCCTTTTTGGAATTGCGTGTTATCTTCCATTCGGGAGAGAGTTCCCGGATTCGGCAATGCGCTGGGCTTTCTTCCGGAGTCGGAGTCCGCGGCATCCTTCGAGTCTGCGATCTCGGCGTTTTTGAACGAGCTGAATCAGTTAAACGATGAGCTGGTTGTCGTGCTGGACGACTATCACCTCATTGAGTTTCCCGCCATCCATCATGCTCTCAGCTACCTTTTGGAGTATTTGCCTCCCCGCGCCCATTTTTATATCGCAAGCCGTACCGACCTGGCGTTCCCTACTGCAAGACTGTTGGCCAAAGGCGAAGTAAATCGTATCGATACGAATGACTTGCAGTTTAGTTTGGATGAAGGCGTTGTTTTTTTTAGGGACATGATGAAAATAACGCTAACGGACGAACAGGTGGTGGAGCTGTTCCGGCAGACGGAAGGATGGGTGAGCGGCCTGCAGCTCGCGGCCATTACGCTGAAACGCGGCGGCAATATTGCCGAGTCCATTCGCCATTTTAACGGCAGTCAGCGCGATATTTTCGATTTTTTGCTGGAAGAGGTCTATGGGCATCAGCCGGCATCCATGCGAGAATTCCTGCTGGCGACCTCCGTGCTCGCCAGAATGAACCGGGATTTGTGTCAGGCCGTAACGGGAAGGGCGGACAGCCAGGAGAACCTGGAGCGGCTGGAGCAATTAAATTTGTTTCTGATTCCGCTGGATGACCGGCGGAATTGGTATCGTTATCATCATCTGTTGTCCGATTTCCTGCAGAGGATCGGCTCCAGAGAAAATCCGGAGCTGCGGAGGCAATCCCATGCTCGCGCCGCGAAGTGGCACGAAAGTCAGGGACTCGACGAAGAGGCGATCGAGCATTATATCAAGGCTAGGCAGACGGACGATGCCGTCCGGCTGATCGAACGGGTTCTCCCGGAACTTATGCAATCGAAGAGCAATGTGCTCTTAAAATGGATTGCGTCTCTTCCGGAAAGCAGCTATGAACGCAAACCGGCGTTCGAGCTGTTCTATATCTCGAAACTGGTGGTCGACGGAGAATGGAATCAAGCGATGGGCAGAGCCGAGCAAGCGGAGCATCGATTCGAAGCGCTAAAGGATTCGGTTCCCGAGCCGGAATGGAACCGGTTGATGGGCAATCTTTGCTATTTCCGGGGGATTATCTCGTACCTGCAGCAGGACTTGCCCCGGACGTCGCATTATTTCGAGCTGCTTGATTTATATTTGCCGGAAGGCAGCGGCTTTCAGAATTTTGGAAGCAATCGGTATCAGGGCTACGATCAATTCACGGATCTTTTATCGTTGGCCAACGACCTCCAGGTCGTGGAGAAATTTCTGCTGAAGAGAATTAAGGCCAGCGAGACGAAAAAGAATTATCCTTTCGTCGGATACCAGTACTTGACGTATATTATGCTGCTCTATGAGTGGAACCGTCTGGAAGAGGCGGAGCGCTATCTCGGTCAGGCCATGGGCCGGGAGGATCTTCAGTCGAACCTGTGGATCCGGATTCAACTTCATCTTGCGTTTTCGGGGCTCCAGCAGGCTTTGGGCAAAGGGGAACAAGCAGTCGAATCGCTAACGCGGCTCGGTATGTCTATCGATTCGCCGGATGCTCGAATCATTATGCGGAGGATCGAAGCGGAGCAAGCTCATCTATTTTTGCGTCAAGGGCACATCCGGAAGGCGCTCGACTGGTCGGAACGTTGCGGGCTCTCGCATATGGACGAGGTCTTCATGCATCGCTTTGAGGAGCATTTGGTACTGGCAAAGGTTTTGGCGGCGGCCGAACGAACGGAGGAAGCAAGCCATCTGCTCGAAAAGCTGCAACGGTTGGCCGAGAAGGAAAATCGCCTTCGGGTACGGATTAAGCTGTTGATCGCGCGGAGTACGGTACTTCGGCATTCAGGTCATTTGCAAGAGGCTTTCGTTCCGTTGGGGACGGCATTGCGATTGGCGGAACCGGCGGGCTATATTCGGAGCTTTGTCGACGAAGGTCCGGAGATGGGAGAGATGCTGGCCGAGCTTCTGACGCAGGGACAGGGATCAGCTCATTCGTGGCTTCCTTTGGATTATATCGGGCGCCTTCTGGACGTTGCGCGCAATGGCGGGTTGAAAGAACCATCGCCGAAAGAACTTTTGACCGAGCAGGAAGCGAAAGTGCTGTATTTGATCGCGGACGGGCGGATAAACAAAGAGATCGCGTATGAGTTGAATATTGCGTTGGACACGGTGAAATTCCATGTGAAAAACGTTTATCGCAAGCTGGGCGCGCGCAATCGGGCGCAAGCGATTCGGCTTGGCAATCAATACGGTATCCTCGGATGA